The following proteins are co-located in the Naumovozyma dairenensis CBS 421 chromosome 9, complete genome genome:
- the YIH1 gene encoding Yih1p (similar to Saccharomyces cerevisiae YIH1 (YCR059C); ancestral locus Anc_6.327): MSTDYEDLIEELDTIEAIYPDLLTKRIDESGLIQIKVPQHEYFSLQISFPTHYPSKEPPHLLEISISKKDIPSNVNIELYDLKYLEFLFQEVLDSVHHPGSVCLFDFLTELDGILYIEDEPTTTNGIQQDTSQPEQSSIPTDPFEGWTASDPITDRGSTFIAFAAKVDSEDDAFMKLQQLKMDHKLQRANHVMSAWRIKSMNDDNNTEIIYQDSDDDGETAAGSRMLHLITIMDVWNVIVVVARWFGGVHIGPSRFKHINSTAREAVIRAGFETNNKK; this comes from the coding sequence ATGTCCACAGATTATGAAGACCTAATAGAGGAATTAGACACGATAGAAGCAATCTATCCTGATCTTCTGACAAAAAGAATAGATGAATCCGGTCTAATCCAAATAAAAGTTCCACAACATGAATATTTCTCCTTACAAATTTCATTTCCAACCCATTATCCATCTAAAGAACCGCCGCATCTATTAGAAATATCGATCTCCAAGAAAGATATCCCATCGAACgtaaatattgaattatacGATTTGAAATACTTAGAATTCCTGTTCCAAGAAGTACTGGATTCTGTACATCATCCAGGTTCAGTATGTCTCTTCGATTTTTTAACAGAACTAGACggtattttatatatagaagatgaaccaacaacaacaaacgGAATTCAACAGGACACGTCACAACCAGAACAATCGTCAATTCCAACAGATCCTTTTGAAGGTTGGACAGCATCTGACCCTATCACAGATAGAGGCTCCACATTCATAGCGTTTGCTGCAAAAGTGGATTCTGAAGATGATGCATTCATGAAATtacaacaattgaaaatggatCATAAGTTACAAAGAGCAAATCACGTAATGAGTGCTTGGAGAATCAAATCCatgaatgatgataacaatACCGAGATAATATATCAGGATTCAGACGATGATGGAGAAACTGCCGCAGGCTCGAGAATGTTGCATTTGATTACTATAATGGATGTTTGGAACGTTATTGTTGTAGTAGCGAGATGGTTTGGTGGAGTTCATATCGGACCAAGTAGATTTAAGCACATCAATTCTACCGCCAGAGAAGCTGTCATTCGAGCTGGCTTTGAGactaataacaaaaaatag
- the TAH1 gene encoding Tah1p (similar to Saccharomyces cerevisiae TAH1 (YCR060W); ancestral locus Anc_6.328) — translation MSFNDLKQEGNTFFQKGDYAQANGYYDQCIKLEPTNPIGYSNKAMSLIKQGNHGLAVETCQEGLKYTSSSTKEATTIKRKLEYRLELAKRACHQGQKHSSSSSSSSSSTPVPITISEVDQLPAQYASL, via the coding sequence ATGTCCttcaatgatttgaaaCAGGAAGGCAATACGTTTTTCCAAAAGGGAGACTATGCTCAAGCAAATGGATATTACGATCAATGTATCAAGTTGGAACCAACAAATCCAATTGGATACAGTAACAAAGCTATGTCCTTAATCAAACAGGGCAACCATGGATTAGCCGTCGAGACGTGTCAAGAAGGTTTAAAATACACCTCTTCTTCCACTAAAGAAGCCACCACCATCAAACGTAAATTGGAATATCGTCTCGAATTAGCCAAGAGAGCTTGTCATCAAGGACAAAAGCACTCTTCgtcttcttcgtcttcttcctcttcaacACCAGTTCCAATCACCATCAGCGAAGTGGACCAGTTGCCTGCACAATATGCCTCCTTATAA